A part of Oncorhynchus gorbuscha isolate QuinsamMale2020 ecotype Even-year linkage group LG09, OgorEven_v1.0, whole genome shotgun sequence genomic DNA contains:
- the mapk7 gene encoding mitogen-activated protein kinase 7 isoform X2 encodes MSSKEGRKGDTAESGAMATQSSMAVNNGRDNNHKNHHDEVGRLHLEPSNETGSTADTSTAAKNLALLKAHSLDVNFEVGEEYDVIETIGTGAYGVVSSARRRDNGQQVAIKKIPNAFEVVQNAKRTLRELKILKHFKHDNIIAIKDILQPSLPHFKSVYVVLDLMESDLHQIIHSRQPLTPEHTRYFLYQLLRGLKYVHSANVIHRDLKPSNLLVNENCELKIGDFGMARGLSSHPEESHSFMTEYVATRWYRAPELMLSLHHYSLAIDLWSVGCIFAEMLGRKQLFPGKHYVHQLQLILSVLGTPPEGVIGAIGADRVRSYVRSLPSHAPVPLAKLYPQAEPAALDLLATMLRFDPRERIDVSQALEHPYLSKYHDQDDEPICVPAFDFEFDKAPMSREQIKEAILVEIQDFHRRKQNNRQRIQFRPLQRQGGGDQRSGQTSTVNLTNNSLASMSRPTQVSPMQPQPVSKSQANQHHITTGGNQTFANQLPSFSKHAPPLLEVTPSQCLTHTLPPLTQAESCQDVDMPSANSDSGQPEIIDLITPVSSQGTSPSEALRESSKVEELVPTSQGGPLTQVTQSQPMSQGQAASSVSSTLAHDTMAPLPNSVPSLMLSQAQAQSLSQSLTQSLSKGARGTAGAGEGTRKDGAISEDTKAALKEALRKSALRHKARDGGPTLLSMDTGGTGLTCSLTSSLSLPELRRPVTAQERQREREEKRRRRQERAKERERKMKEKERREGDSLGGVLLSDNDKSLLERWKRMMDSRADKSQNPDVDTAKTKGCKVSSHLSGNSSENTQAAMAVNHTKSDKEAGEIQTLKQTVPQIEPNLSGMFQPLNTQGSLPFSLGQTKGEEMGRVAVSRGMDMVDGASCGLAKNNTLKPTQGEYEGPRIFNCLGNWAVQQVGAGTSQQQQLPLNRSPQACQTSFPQPQPHPVGTFLTKAPALPSSETNGNMRTVSGQNNINSHPNSVTSGAGPMEKLCSALREKPGSHTQSPLCGALGAPSLPQPSLGFTDTGQPGHAVAPDIHTVTLQLSKSQVEDVLPPVFSVTPKGSGAGYGVGFDLDDLFNQSLTDLQHADLRDSYNDSGPLSASLLSDWLEVHRMTPADLESLQQELQLGSPMILSDSIPSDT; translated from the exons ATGTCATCCAAGGAGGGGAGAAAAGGTGATACTGCTGAATCTGGGGCTATGGCAacacagagttcaatggctgtcaACAATGGCAGGGACAACAACCACAAGAACCATCACGATGAAGTAGGGAGGTTGCACTTGGAACCAAGCAACGAAACAGGCAGTACGGCAGACACCAGCACAGCAGCCAAGAACTTGGCTTTGCTCAAAGCCCACTCCCTGGATGTGAATTTTGAGGTTGGTGAGGAGTATGACGTCATAGAGACCATCGGCACAGGGGCCTATGGCGTCGTGTCCTCCGCCAGGAGGCGGGACAATG GTCAACAAGTGGCAATTAAGAAGATTCCCAATGCCTTCGAGGTGGTGCAAAATGCTAAGCGTACATTACGAGAGCTGAAGATTCTCAAGCATTTCAAACATGACAACATTATCGCCATCAAAGACATCCTCCAGCCTAGCCTCCCTCACTTCAAGTCTGT GTATGTGGTTCTGGATTTGATGGAGAGTGATCTCCACCAGATCATCCACTCCCGGCAGCCGCTGACACCAGAGCACACACGCTACTTCCTGTACCAGCTCCTCCGCGGTCTCAAGTACGTGCACTCGGCCAATGTCATCCACCGTGACCTCAAGCCCTCCAACCTGCTGGTCAACGAGAACTGCGAGCTGAAGATCGGGGACTTTGGCATGGCCCGGGGCCTTAGCTCACACCCCGAGGAGTCCCACTCCTTCATGACTGAGTACGTGGCCACGCGCTGGTACCGCGCCCCTGAACTAATGCTCTCGCTGCACCACTACAGCCTGGCCATCGACCTGTGGTCCGTGGGCTGCATCTTTGCCGAGATGCTGGGCCGCAAGCAGCTGTTTCCCGGGAAGCACTATGTCCACCAGCTACAGCTTATTCTGTCCGTGTTGGGCACACCACCAGAGGGCGTGATCGGGGCCATCGGGGCTGATCGGGTGCGCTCGTATGTGCGGAGCCTGCCGTCGCACGCACCCGTGCCCTTGGCCAAGTTGTACCCGCAGGCCGAGCCTGCTGCCCTGGACCTGCTGGCCACCATGCTGCGCTTCGATCCTCGCGAGCGGATTGATGTGAGCCAGGCACTGGAGCACCCCTACCTGTCCAAGTACCACGACCAGGACGATGAGCCCATCTGCGTGCCCGCCTTCGACTTTGAGTTCGACAAGGCGCCCATGAGCCGGGAGCAGATCAAAGAGGCCATCCTGGTGGAGATCCAGGACTTCCACCGGCGGAAGCAGAACAACCGGCAGAGGATCCAGTTCAGGCCCTTACAGAGGCAGGGTGGTGGTGACCAACGGTCTGGTCAAACCTCCACCGTCAACCTGACCAATAACTCATTGGCTTCCATGTCACGACCGACACAGGTATCGCCGATGCAGCCGCAACCAGTGTCAAAGAGTCAAGCCAATCAGCATCATATAACGACAGGAGGGAACCAAACTTTCGCCAATCAGCTGCCGTCCTTTAGTAAACATGCCCCGCCCCTTTTAGAGGTGACCCCATCCCAATGTCTGACCCACACGTTGCCTCCCCTGACCCAGGCAGAGAGTTGCCAGGACGTGGACATGCCCAGCGCCAACTCGGACAGTGGGCAGCCTGAGATCATAGACCTGATCACGCCAGTCTCTTCCCAGGGCACCTCACCATCTGAAGCTCTGAGAGAAAGCTCGAAGGTGGAGGAGCTAGTACCCACCAGCCAGGGGGGACCTCTGACCCAAGTCACCCAGAGTCAGCCAATGTCTCAGGGCCAGGCTGCGTCTTCCGTGTCCTCCACTTTAGCACACGACACCATGGCCCCTCTGCCCAACTCTGTGCCTTCTCTCATGCTTTCCCAGGCCCAAGCTCAGTCGCTTTCGCAGTCCCTCACTCAGTCATTGTCCAAGGGGGCGAGGGGAACAGCGGGGGCAGGGGAAGGGACCAGGAAAGATGGGGCCATTTCGGAGGACACCAAAGCAGCGCTCAAGGAGGCCTTGCGGAAGTCTGCTCTCAGACACAAAGCCAGAG ATGGAGGTCCAACATTACTGAGTATGGATACAGGTGGAACAGGTCTGACATGCtccctaacctcctccctctctcttccggAGCTACGGCGGCCCGTCACAGCCCAGGAGCGccaaagagaaagggaggagaagaggcgGAGGAGGCAGGAGCGAGCTAAGGAGCGGGAGAGGAAgatgaaagagaaggagagaagagaaggggactCATTGGGTGGGGTTCTCCTGAGCGACAATGACAAGAGCCTATTGGAACGCTGGAAGAGGATGATGGACAGCCGTGCAGACAAATCACAGAACCCCGATGTTGACACAGCCAAAACTAAGGGCTGCAAAGTGAGTTCCCACCTCAGCGGGAATTCGAGCGAAAACACCCAGGCGGCAATGGCTGTAAACCACACGAAATCGGATAAGGAAGCAGGGGAGATTCAGACTCTCAAACAGACGGTACCCCAAATAGAGCCCAATCTGTCAGGGATGTTCCAGCCACTAAATACCCAGGGCTCACTGCCTTTCTCTCTGGGCCAGAcaaagggagaggagatggggcgtGTGGCTGTGAGTAGAGGGATGGACATGGTGGATGGAGCCTCCTGTGGCTTAGCTAAAAACAACACGCTAAAACCGACGCAGGGTGAGTACGAAGGGCCAAGGATCTTCAACTGTCTGGGGAATTGGGCTGTGCAGCAGGTAGGGGCCGGGACTTCCCAGCAACAGCAGCTGCCCCTTAACAGATCACCCCAAGCCTGCCAGACAAGCTTCCCTCAGCCTCAGCCGCACCCCGTGGGGACTTTCTTGACGAAAGCCCCAGCACTACCATCGAGCGAAACCAATGGCAACATGAGAACAGTGAGTGGTCAGAACAACATCAACTCTCACCCTAACTCAGTCACTAGTGGGGCCGGACCCATGGAGAAGCTGTGCTCGGCACTGAGAGAGAAGCCCGGGTCCCACACGCAGAGCCCTCTCTGCGGGGCCTTAGGGGCCCCGTCCCTTCCTCAGCCCAGCTTAGGGTTCACAGACACCGGACAGCCGGGGCACGCTGTGGCCCCTGACATCCACACGGTCACACTGCAGCTCTCAAAGTCACAG GTGGAAGATGTGCTGCCTCCGGTGTTCTCTGTCACCCCTAAGGGCAGTGGGGCAGGATACGGAGTTGGCTTTGACCTGGATGACCTCTTCAACCAGTCCCTCACTGACCTCCAGCACGCAGACCTCAGAGACAG TTACAATGACTCAggccccctctctgcctccctgctctCTGATTGGTTGGAGGTGCACCGCATGACTCCGGCTGACCTGGAATCGCTACAGCAGGAACTACAGCTAGGATCTCCCATGATCCTCTCTGACTCCATCCCCTCTGACACCTGA
- the mapk7 gene encoding mitogen-activated protein kinase 7 isoform X1: MSLTFPLPSRIMSSKEGRKGDTAESGAMATQSSMAVNNGRDNNHKNHHDEVGRLHLEPSNETGSTADTSTAAKNLALLKAHSLDVNFEVGEEYDVIETIGTGAYGVVSSARRRDNGQQVAIKKIPNAFEVVQNAKRTLRELKILKHFKHDNIIAIKDILQPSLPHFKSVYVVLDLMESDLHQIIHSRQPLTPEHTRYFLYQLLRGLKYVHSANVIHRDLKPSNLLVNENCELKIGDFGMARGLSSHPEESHSFMTEYVATRWYRAPELMLSLHHYSLAIDLWSVGCIFAEMLGRKQLFPGKHYVHQLQLILSVLGTPPEGVIGAIGADRVRSYVRSLPSHAPVPLAKLYPQAEPAALDLLATMLRFDPRERIDVSQALEHPYLSKYHDQDDEPICVPAFDFEFDKAPMSREQIKEAILVEIQDFHRRKQNNRQRIQFRPLQRQGGGDQRSGQTSTVNLTNNSLASMSRPTQVSPMQPQPVSKSQANQHHITTGGNQTFANQLPSFSKHAPPLLEVTPSQCLTHTLPPLTQAESCQDVDMPSANSDSGQPEIIDLITPVSSQGTSPSEALRESSKVEELVPTSQGGPLTQVTQSQPMSQGQAASSVSSTLAHDTMAPLPNSVPSLMLSQAQAQSLSQSLTQSLSKGARGTAGAGEGTRKDGAISEDTKAALKEALRKSALRHKARDGGPTLLSMDTGGTGLTCSLTSSLSLPELRRPVTAQERQREREEKRRRRQERAKERERKMKEKERREGDSLGGVLLSDNDKSLLERWKRMMDSRADKSQNPDVDTAKTKGCKVSSHLSGNSSENTQAAMAVNHTKSDKEAGEIQTLKQTVPQIEPNLSGMFQPLNTQGSLPFSLGQTKGEEMGRVAVSRGMDMVDGASCGLAKNNTLKPTQGEYEGPRIFNCLGNWAVQQVGAGTSQQQQLPLNRSPQACQTSFPQPQPHPVGTFLTKAPALPSSETNGNMRTVSGQNNINSHPNSVTSGAGPMEKLCSALREKPGSHTQSPLCGALGAPSLPQPSLGFTDTGQPGHAVAPDIHTVTLQLSKSQVEDVLPPVFSVTPKGSGAGYGVGFDLDDLFNQSLTDLQHADLRDSYNDSGPLSASLLSDWLEVHRMTPADLESLQQELQLGSPMILSDSIPSDT; this comes from the exons ATGTCCCTTACATTTCCTCTTCCCTCAAGGATCATGTCATCCAAGGAGGGGAGAAAAGGTGATACTGCTGAATCTGGGGCTATGGCAacacagagttcaatggctgtcaACAATGGCAGGGACAACAACCACAAGAACCATCACGATGAAGTAGGGAGGTTGCACTTGGAACCAAGCAACGAAACAGGCAGTACGGCAGACACCAGCACAGCAGCCAAGAACTTGGCTTTGCTCAAAGCCCACTCCCTGGATGTGAATTTTGAGGTTGGTGAGGAGTATGACGTCATAGAGACCATCGGCACAGGGGCCTATGGCGTCGTGTCCTCCGCCAGGAGGCGGGACAATG GTCAACAAGTGGCAATTAAGAAGATTCCCAATGCCTTCGAGGTGGTGCAAAATGCTAAGCGTACATTACGAGAGCTGAAGATTCTCAAGCATTTCAAACATGACAACATTATCGCCATCAAAGACATCCTCCAGCCTAGCCTCCCTCACTTCAAGTCTGT GTATGTGGTTCTGGATTTGATGGAGAGTGATCTCCACCAGATCATCCACTCCCGGCAGCCGCTGACACCAGAGCACACACGCTACTTCCTGTACCAGCTCCTCCGCGGTCTCAAGTACGTGCACTCGGCCAATGTCATCCACCGTGACCTCAAGCCCTCCAACCTGCTGGTCAACGAGAACTGCGAGCTGAAGATCGGGGACTTTGGCATGGCCCGGGGCCTTAGCTCACACCCCGAGGAGTCCCACTCCTTCATGACTGAGTACGTGGCCACGCGCTGGTACCGCGCCCCTGAACTAATGCTCTCGCTGCACCACTACAGCCTGGCCATCGACCTGTGGTCCGTGGGCTGCATCTTTGCCGAGATGCTGGGCCGCAAGCAGCTGTTTCCCGGGAAGCACTATGTCCACCAGCTACAGCTTATTCTGTCCGTGTTGGGCACACCACCAGAGGGCGTGATCGGGGCCATCGGGGCTGATCGGGTGCGCTCGTATGTGCGGAGCCTGCCGTCGCACGCACCCGTGCCCTTGGCCAAGTTGTACCCGCAGGCCGAGCCTGCTGCCCTGGACCTGCTGGCCACCATGCTGCGCTTCGATCCTCGCGAGCGGATTGATGTGAGCCAGGCACTGGAGCACCCCTACCTGTCCAAGTACCACGACCAGGACGATGAGCCCATCTGCGTGCCCGCCTTCGACTTTGAGTTCGACAAGGCGCCCATGAGCCGGGAGCAGATCAAAGAGGCCATCCTGGTGGAGATCCAGGACTTCCACCGGCGGAAGCAGAACAACCGGCAGAGGATCCAGTTCAGGCCCTTACAGAGGCAGGGTGGTGGTGACCAACGGTCTGGTCAAACCTCCACCGTCAACCTGACCAATAACTCATTGGCTTCCATGTCACGACCGACACAGGTATCGCCGATGCAGCCGCAACCAGTGTCAAAGAGTCAAGCCAATCAGCATCATATAACGACAGGAGGGAACCAAACTTTCGCCAATCAGCTGCCGTCCTTTAGTAAACATGCCCCGCCCCTTTTAGAGGTGACCCCATCCCAATGTCTGACCCACACGTTGCCTCCCCTGACCCAGGCAGAGAGTTGCCAGGACGTGGACATGCCCAGCGCCAACTCGGACAGTGGGCAGCCTGAGATCATAGACCTGATCACGCCAGTCTCTTCCCAGGGCACCTCACCATCTGAAGCTCTGAGAGAAAGCTCGAAGGTGGAGGAGCTAGTACCCACCAGCCAGGGGGGACCTCTGACCCAAGTCACCCAGAGTCAGCCAATGTCTCAGGGCCAGGCTGCGTCTTCCGTGTCCTCCACTTTAGCACACGACACCATGGCCCCTCTGCCCAACTCTGTGCCTTCTCTCATGCTTTCCCAGGCCCAAGCTCAGTCGCTTTCGCAGTCCCTCACTCAGTCATTGTCCAAGGGGGCGAGGGGAACAGCGGGGGCAGGGGAAGGGACCAGGAAAGATGGGGCCATTTCGGAGGACACCAAAGCAGCGCTCAAGGAGGCCTTGCGGAAGTCTGCTCTCAGACACAAAGCCAGAG ATGGAGGTCCAACATTACTGAGTATGGATACAGGTGGAACAGGTCTGACATGCtccctaacctcctccctctctcttccggAGCTACGGCGGCCCGTCACAGCCCAGGAGCGccaaagagaaagggaggagaagaggcgGAGGAGGCAGGAGCGAGCTAAGGAGCGGGAGAGGAAgatgaaagagaaggagagaagagaaggggactCATTGGGTGGGGTTCTCCTGAGCGACAATGACAAGAGCCTATTGGAACGCTGGAAGAGGATGATGGACAGCCGTGCAGACAAATCACAGAACCCCGATGTTGACACAGCCAAAACTAAGGGCTGCAAAGTGAGTTCCCACCTCAGCGGGAATTCGAGCGAAAACACCCAGGCGGCAATGGCTGTAAACCACACGAAATCGGATAAGGAAGCAGGGGAGATTCAGACTCTCAAACAGACGGTACCCCAAATAGAGCCCAATCTGTCAGGGATGTTCCAGCCACTAAATACCCAGGGCTCACTGCCTTTCTCTCTGGGCCAGAcaaagggagaggagatggggcgtGTGGCTGTGAGTAGAGGGATGGACATGGTGGATGGAGCCTCCTGTGGCTTAGCTAAAAACAACACGCTAAAACCGACGCAGGGTGAGTACGAAGGGCCAAGGATCTTCAACTGTCTGGGGAATTGGGCTGTGCAGCAGGTAGGGGCCGGGACTTCCCAGCAACAGCAGCTGCCCCTTAACAGATCACCCCAAGCCTGCCAGACAAGCTTCCCTCAGCCTCAGCCGCACCCCGTGGGGACTTTCTTGACGAAAGCCCCAGCACTACCATCGAGCGAAACCAATGGCAACATGAGAACAGTGAGTGGTCAGAACAACATCAACTCTCACCCTAACTCAGTCACTAGTGGGGCCGGACCCATGGAGAAGCTGTGCTCGGCACTGAGAGAGAAGCCCGGGTCCCACACGCAGAGCCCTCTCTGCGGGGCCTTAGGGGCCCCGTCCCTTCCTCAGCCCAGCTTAGGGTTCACAGACACCGGACAGCCGGGGCACGCTGTGGCCCCTGACATCCACACGGTCACACTGCAGCTCTCAAAGTCACAG GTGGAAGATGTGCTGCCTCCGGTGTTCTCTGTCACCCCTAAGGGCAGTGGGGCAGGATACGGAGTTGGCTTTGACCTGGATGACCTCTTCAACCAGTCCCTCACTGACCTCCAGCACGCAGACCTCAGAGACAG TTACAATGACTCAggccccctctctgcctccctgctctCTGATTGGTTGGAGGTGCACCGCATGACTCCGGCTGACCTGGAATCGCTACAGCAGGAACTACAGCTAGGATCTCCCATGATCCTCTCTGACTCCATCCCCTCTGACACCTGA